Proteins encoded in a region of the Drosophila sechellia strain sech25 chromosome 2L, ASM438219v1, whole genome shotgun sequence genome:
- the LOC6611642 gene encoding vascular endothelial growth factor receptor 1 isoform X13, with protein MAMLPPWILLPLLLILLISWSDAVPLQQFSPDPDDSIENCGGENGAPLMTPCKSAIILDAQTSTTLKCEGDEPMSWWTSQSQYVHVKSFNNTEDPARPFGTSVDLIEVTADYVAAYYCVKNSKFSQIAKEEQSDEVMIELVNQGYASSIYVYVNDPDTKLVDSHNVVTARQYTDVVIPCKPAMPDTEVLLETSNGEMHSSKSVGRYDPQRGFTIEIRSIVDGGDYYCRPNPPFPHNEEEMTSIEVRFIEDGKPLPKPVIRSSVEHHVFTDTNFTLDCEQSAYFESVYGMEWFTPSRDENRIFASQSRTDPKTRNSTHQTGRSTLTVLNAQPSDTGLYKCVTTDNSNQNVQRATYRIKVLKQNERYLNVDEPSGHYNVQEYANRTIQMTANFEGFPTPSFSWFKPDGTEVRQSENNFKILSTELSTMLQVLNAQLQDSGTYVLRGSNSFGIVQREYNVSVMDAPALKMSDAYVQVGSVARLECTVRSYPPAIVTFFFHPCSLEPRWPTCFVQNQNFSLPSEQEKYQFQTRPRPGKLSVERIYEVSFLPTEPGILTCIAQNIIDGKERRSLTKAHVMLGNISENMTIYNFDKDHKIAKEDNVNFTCEALAYHFDGNLKWFINGEDLKESDLVRIETSHTKYSYKSTVHISTISDRDRGTYECRAYHNDNDAVYSSREIDLYVHDPSAPQWTNADQAGHSKIKRKLSQTLELECASTAVPVAVVRWFKDDKEVTETKLRHIIEKESKLLITHLYPGDEGVYKCVVENRLDRIERSFTVVISDLPGISMAWVWFGVILFLILIGLCLFLAVRYQKEHKRHLALKAAGLANFEEGAVGHINPDLTLDEQAELLPYNREFEFPRDNLKLGKQLGAGAFGVVLKGEAKGIRREEPTTTVAVKMVKATADNEVVRALVSELKIMVHLGQHLNVVNLLGAVTKNIAKRELMVIVEYCRFGNIQNFLLRNRKCFINQINPDTDHIDPSIMTQRMSDNYELNRNSDNDPRSGTRAGRTGSGSATYSYDRQMDTCATVMTTVPEDDQIMSNNSVQPAWRSNYKTDSTEAMTVTTVDLISWAFQVARGMDYLSSKKVLHGDLAARNILLCEDNVVKICDFGLARSMYRGDNYKKSESGKLPIKWLALESLSDHVFSTYSDVWSYGIVLWEMFSLAKVPYPGIDPNQELFNKLNDGYRMEKPKFANQELYEIMLECWRKNPESRPLFAELEKRFANMLGEDVASHYLDLNNPYMQSNIEYMKKQSTDYLALMGSPDEMAPAAPRYVNGHIVPDIRIEELPDDYMEMSRDSDPDASTAIFSPKRLEGETSHFPDFSSETTFNFPGARQSPTLSNNLNSGSSKPLRKKNGMPTVDVADQAPEEIPMLHRRSTGSDGSPEQGRRFNQAIMQQYATPTPSPRHHVETKLNGQSSENYVNMKPPRKNIPGKTTTGGGGAGAGASTEAFSNPSYQPLSTVNEKEQRRY; from the exons ATGGCGATGCTTCCGCCGTGGATTctgctgcccctgctcctGATTTTGCTGATCTCGTGGAGCGATGCTG TGCCTTTGCAGCAGTTCTCTCCGGATCCCGATGACAGCATCGAGAACTGCGGCGGCGAGAATGGAGCTCCCCTGATGACGCCCTGCAAGAGCGCCATAATCCTGGATGCCCAGACGAGCACCACGCTAAAGTGCGAGGGCGACGAGCCGATGAGCTGGTGGACCAGTCAATCGCAGTATGTGCATGTCAAGTCCTTCAATAATACGGAGGATCCGGCTCGACCATTCGGCACCAGCGTGGATCTCATCGAGGTGACGGCTGACTATGTGGCAGCCTACTATTGCGTGAAGAATTCGAAGTTCAGTCAGATCGCCAAGGAGGAGCAGTCGGATGAGGTGATGATCGAACTGGTTAATCAGGGATACGCCAGCTCCATCTACGTGTACGTGAACGATCCGGACACTAAGCTGGTCGATAGTCACAATGTGGTGACGGCACGCCAGTACACCGACGTAGTGATACCCTGCAAACCAGCCATGCCGGACACAGAGGTGCTGCTGGAGACCAGTAATGGAGAA ATGCATtccagcaaatctgtcggtCGATACGATCCGCAACGGGGATTCACCATCGAAATCCGCAGCATCGTGGATGGCGGAGACTACTACTGCCGCCCCAATCCGCCATTCCCGCATAACGAAGAGGAGATGACCAGCATAGAAGTGCGCTTTATTG AAGACGGCAAACCGCTGCCAAAGCCCGTGATCAGGTCCTCCGTGGAGCATCACGTCTTCACGGACACCAACTTCACCCTGGATTGCGAGCAGTCCGCCTACTTTGAATCCGTATACGGAATGGAATGGTTCACTCCGTCCCGGGATGAG AATCGCATCTTTGCCTCCCAATCGAGAACCGATCCCAAGACCAGGAACAGCACCCACCAGACGGGCAGGAGCACCTTGACAGTGCTGAATGCACAACCCTCGGACACTGGTCTATACAAGTGTGTGACCACAGACAATTCCAACCAGAACGTACAACGGGCCACCTACAGGATCAAGGTCCTAA AGCAAAACGAACGTTACCTGAACGTGGACGAACCATCGGGTCATTACAACGTGCAGGAATATGCGAATCGCACGATCCAGATGACCGCCAACTTTGAGGGATTTCCGACGCCCTCCTTCAGCTGGTTCAAGCCCGATGGCACCGAGGTGCGGCAGTCGGAGAATAACTTCAAGATTCTCTCCACGGAATTGAGCACAATGCTCCAGGTGCTGAACGCCCAATTGCAGGACAGCGGAACGTATGTCCTCCGTGGATCCAATTCCTTCGGCATCGTTCAGCGGGAGTACAATGTCAGTGTGATGGACGCTCCGGCGCTAAAGATGTCCGACGCATATGTCCAGGTGGGATCCGTGGCGCGACTGGAGTGCACCGTACGCTCCTATCCGCCGGCTATCGTCACCTTCTTTTTCCACCCCTGCAGCCTGGAACCACGGTGGCCCACTTGCTTCGTGCAAAATCAGAACTTTAGC TTGCCGAGTGAACAGGAGAAATACCAG TTCCAGACCCGACCGAGACCCGGAAAGCTGAGTGTGGAACGCATATACGAGGTATCGTTCCTGCCCACGGAACCGGGAATCCTCACGTGCATTGCCCAAAATATCATTGATGGAAAGGAGCGAAGGTCCCTGACGAAGGCGCACGTTATGCTGGGCAACATTTCCGAGAACATGACCATATATAACTTCGATAAGGATCACAAAATCGCCAAGGAGGACAATGTGAACTTCACCTGTGAGGCGCTGGCCTATCACTTCGATGGAAACCTTAAATGGTTCATCAATGGAGAGGATTTGAAGGAGTCAGATT TGGTTCGCATTGAGACCAGCCATACCAAGTACTCGTACAAGAGCACTGTACACATCTCCACGATATCCGACAGGGATCGTGGAACCTACGAGTGCCGGGCCTAccacaacgacaacgacgcCGTTTACAGCAGCCGTGAGATAGACTTGTACGTCCACGATCCCTCAGCTCCTCAGTGGACAAACGCCGACCAGGCGGGACACTCGAAAATAAAGCGCAAACTTAGCCAAACGCTGGAGCTGGAGTGTGCCTCCACAGCGGTTCCCGTGGCCGTTGTGCGATGGTTTAAGGACGACAAGGAGGTGACCGAAACAAAACTCAGGCACATCATTGAAAAGGAGTCCAAGCTGCTGATCACTCACCTCTATCCCGGAGATGAAGGCGTCTACAAGTGTGTGGTCGAGAACCGCTTGGACAGAATCGAACGCTCCTTCACGGTGGTGATATCAG ATCTGCCCGGCATTAGCATGGCCTGGGTGTGGTTCGGTGTTATACTATTCCTCATCCTGATCGGTCTGTGCCTCTTCCTGGCCGTGCGCTACCAGAAGGAGCACAAGCGGCATCTGGCCCTTAAGGCAGCCGGATTGGCCAACTTCGAGGAGGGCGCCGTGGGACACATTAATCCCGATCTGACCCTGGACGAGCAGGCGGAACTGCTGCCGTACAATCGGGAATTCGAGTTCCCGCGGGATAACCTGAAGCTGGGCAAGCAACTGGGAGCCGGAGCATTTGGCGTGGTGCTCAAGGGCGAGGCCAAGGGCATCCGGCGAGAGGAGCCCACCACAACGGTGGCCGTCAAAATGGTCAAGGCGACGGCTGACAACGAGGTGGTGAGGGCACTGGTCTCCGAGCTCAAAATCATGGTGCATCTGGGACAGCACTTGAATGTGGTCAATCTCCTGGGTGCAGTTACAAAAAATATTGCCAAGC GCGAACTCATGGTCATTGTGGAATACTGTCGCTTTGGCAACATTCAGAACTTCCTTCTGAGGAACAGGAAGTGCTTTATCAATCAAATCAATCCAGATACCGATCACATTGACCCCAGCATCATGACCCAGCGCATGTCCGACAACTACGAACTGAACCG AAACTCGGACAATGATCCCCGATCGGGCACCCGAGCCGGACGAACCGGATCCGGATCAGCCACCTACAGCTACGACCGTCAGATGGATACCTGTGCCACCGTTATGACCACCGTCCCAGAAG ACGATCAAATAATGTCCAATAACTCCGTACAACCCGCCTGGCGTTCCAATTACAAAACCGACTCCACGGAGGCGATGACAGTGACCACTGTGGACTTGATCAGTTGGGCATTCCAAGTGGCAAGGGGCATGGATTACTTGTCCTCCAAGAAGGTGTTGCACGGCGATCTGGCCGCCAGAAATATTCTCCTCTGCGAGGACAATGTGGTAAAGATTTGTGACTTTGGTCTGGCGCGATCCATGTATCGAGGGGATAACTACAAGAAGTCAG AGAGTGGAAAGCTGCCCATCAAGTGGCTGGCGCTGGAATCGCTGAGCGATCATGTGTTCAGCACATACAGCGATGTCTGGTCCTACGGAATTGTTCTATGGGAGATGTTCTCGCTGGCCAAGGTGCCGTATCCGGGCATCGATCCCAACCAGGAGCTTTTTAACAAACTGAACGACGGCTACCGCATGGAGAAGCCGAAATTTGCCAACCAGGAGCTCTACGAGATTATGCTAGAGTGCTGGCGAAAGAA TCCCGAAAGCAGACCTTTGTTTGCTGAGCTGGAGAAGCGATTTGCAAACATGCTGGGCGAGGATGTAGCCAGC CACTACTTGGACCTGAACAATCCGTACATGCAGAGCAACATTGAGTACATGAAGAAGCAGTCCACGGATTACCTGGCACTGATGGGCTCGCCCGACGAGATGGCGCCTGCAGCTCCGCGCTACGTGAACGGGCACATAGTTCCCGATATAC GCATCGAGGAGCTGCCGGATGACTACATGGAGATGAGCCGGGACTCTGATCCCGATGCCAGCACCGCAATATTCTCACCCAAACGCCTCGAGGGCGAGACCTCACACTTTCCGGATTTCTCTAGCGAAACCACTTTCAATTTCCCAGGGGCGCGACAGTCGCCTACGCTGAGTAACAATCTCAACAGCGGATCGAGTAAGCCGCTCCGCAAGAAGAACGGCATGCCAACTGTGGATGTGGCGGATCAGGCGCCGGAGGAGATACCTATGCTGCACCGCCGCTCCACCGGATCGGATGGGAGTCCGGAGCAGGGAAGGCGCTTCAATCAGGCCATCATGCAGCAgtatgccacgcccacaccgtCCCCTCGCCATCATGTGGAAACCAAACTCAATGGGCAGTCCTCCGAAAACTATGTGAATATGAAGCCACCCAGGAAGAATATACCAGGCAAAACCACAACAGGTGGCGGGGGCGCTGGTGCTGGAGCCTCCACGGAGGCCTTCTCGAATCCCAGCTATCAGCCACTGTCCACCGTCAACGAGAAGGAGCAACGAAGGTATTAG